A region from the Arachis ipaensis cultivar K30076 chromosome B01, Araip1.1, whole genome shotgun sequence genome encodes:
- the LOC107625152 gene encoding purple acid phosphatase 18 — MALLKLILTVFIVASATVTADDYVRPQPRKALHLPWDSKLSSYPQQVHISLSGDKHIRVTWITDDNSAPSVLEYGTSPGKYDSFAEGETTSYSYILYSSGKIHHVLIGPLEHNSVYFYRCGRQGPEFQLKTPPAQFPITFAVAGDLGQTGWTKSTLSHIDQCKYDVHLLPGDLAYADYIQHRWDTFGRLVQPLASAKPWMVTQGNHEVESIPLLKDGFVSYNSRWKMPFEESGSSSNLYYSFEVAGVHIIMLGSYADYDEYSEQYSWLKADLSKVDRKKTPWLLVLFHVPWYNSNTAHQGEGSDMMKAMEPLLYTASVDLVFAGHVHAYERSRRVYNGRVDPCGAVHITIGDGGNKEGLAAKYINPQPKWSEFREASFGHGELKIVNSTHAFWSWHRNDDDEPVKSDDIWITSLVSSGCVGRKRNELGNTLTTP, encoded by the exons ATGGCACTCTTAAAACTCATTCTAACTGTTTTTATTGTTGCATCAGCAACTGTGACTGCTGATGATTATGTTCGACCTCAGCCTCGTAAAGCCTTACACCTTCCATGGGATTCAAAGCTCTCTTCATACCCTCAGCAG GTACACATTTCTTTGTCAGGAGACAAACACATTAGAGTTACTTGGATCACGGATGATAATTCTGCACCTTCGGTTTTAGAATATGGAACATCACCCGGGAAATACGACTCTTTCGCTGAAGGGGAGACCACCTCGTATAGTTATATTCTCTACAGCTCTGGAAAGATACACCATGTTCTAATTGGACCTTTAGAACATAATTCTGTGTACTTTTACCGATGCGGCAGACAAGGTCCAGAGTTCCAGCTCAAAACTCCTCCTGCTCAATTTCCGATTACATTTGCTGTGGCTGGGGATTTGGGTCAAACCGGTTGGACAAAATCGACGTTGAGCCACATTGACCAATGCAAATATGATGTTCACCTACTTCCTGGAGACCTTGCATATGCTGATTATATCCAACACCGGTGGGACACATTCGGTAGGTTGGTGCAGCCACTTGCTAGTGCCAAACCATGGATGGTAACTCAAGGGAACCATGAAGTGGAGAGCATACCATTGTTGAAGGATGGATTTGTGTCTTATAATTCCAGATGGAAGATGCCGTTTGAGGAAAGTGGATCGAGTTCAAATCTCTATTATTCATTTGAAGTTGCAGGTGTTCACATTATCATGCTTGGATCCTATGCAGATTATGATGAGTACTCTGAGCAATATAGTTGGCTAAAG GCAGATCTGTCAAAGGTGGACAGGAAAAAGACACCATGGCTACTTGTGTTATTTCATGTTCCATGGTATAATAGTAACACGGCACATCAAGGTGAAGGTAGTGATATGATGAAGGCTATGGAACCATTGCTATACACTGCTAGTGTTGATTTAGTTTTTGCTGGGCATGTGCATGCTTATGAACGCTCG AGACGGGTGTATAATGGAAGAGTGGATCCTTGTGGTGCTGTTCATATAACAATTGGTGATGGAGGAAACAAAGAAGGCTTAGCTGCAAA GTACATAAATCCACAGCCAAAGTGGTCAGAATTCCGCGaagccagttttggccatggcgAGCTCAAGATTGTGAACTCAACGCATGCTTTCTGGAGTTGGCAcaggaatgatgatgatgaaccaGTAAAATCTGATGATATCTGGATAACCTCTTTGGTTAGCTCAGGATGCGTTGGTAGGAAGAGAAATGAACTCGGGAATACTCTTACGACACCATAA